The DNA region GGCCCTTGACGGCGAGGCGCTCCCGGAGGACGAGTACGTCGCCAAGCCGGTCGAGGGGCACGACAACTACCAGAATGCCTCGAAGTTCCTCCAGGCCGGCGGCCAGCGCGGCCCGCAGTTCGACGTGCTCAAGCCCGGGACCTACTACATCAACCCCATGATCTTCAAGATCGACCTCGACGACGTGGCGACGGTCGAGCGCGGCCAGGTCGCCGTCGTCGTCTCGAACGTCGGCGAGGAGCCGCCGCAGGTGCGGGCGCTCATCGAGGACGCCGCGCGGCAGGAGGGGGCCGCCAAGGGCACCGAGACCTACCAGACGATCGAGGACAGGCTCAAGGTCGGCATCGAGCGCTACGTCGTGGCCAAGGGCTACCGCGGCATCCAGGAGGAGGTCGCGGGCCCCGGGTACTACTACCTCAACCGGCGCGCGTACCTGGTCTACGTGGTGGACACCACGAACATCACCATCGACTGGGACGACGCCAAGGAGACGCGGTTCAACCCGCTGAAGGTCATCTCGCGCGACGGCTTCGAGATCAGCGTGTCGGTCAAGGTCGTGATCCGCGTGCGGCCCGACCAAGCGCCGTACATGGTCGCGAAGATCGGCTCGATCGAGAACCTGATCCTGCACGTCATCCACCCGATGATCGACTCGAGCTTCCGCAACCAGGCCTCCTCGACCTCGGCGATGAACTTCATGCAGGACCGGCAGGAGGAGCAGCGCAAGGCCGAGGACCGCGCGAAGTCCGAGCTGGAGCGCTACCACGTCGAGTGCGTCTCGGTGCTGATCTGCCAGATCAACCTGCCGCAGGACCTGATGGACACGCAGACGCGCAAGATCATCGCGCAGCAGCAGCAGGCGATGTACCAGGACCAGCAGAAGGCCGAGCAGACGCGCATCGCGACCGAGAAGACGCGCTCCGAGGCCGACCAGCAGAAGAACCTCGTCGAGGCCGAGATCGGCGTGAAGATCGCCGAGCAGAACAAGCAGAAGGCGATCCGCTTCGCCGAGGGCGAGGCCGAGAGCATCCGCCTGCGCGCCGAGGGCGAGGCCAAGGGCATCCGGGCGCGCGGCGAGGCCGAGGGCGCCAAGATCCTCGCGATGGGCGAGGCCACCGCCAAGGCCTATGAGCTGCAGAACAAGGCGGTCGGCAGCCAGGGCGTCACCGCGATCGAGATCGCCAAGCAGGTCGCGGCCGGGAACGTCAAGGTGACGCCGGACTTCCTGGTGCAGGGAGGGGACAACCTCGGCGGGCTGCTCTCGGCGTACCTGACCCGGCTCGTGACGGCGAAGGCCGATGCCGCGCCCGTCCCCCCGCCGGCGGCGGGAAGCGGCCCCGCCGCCTGACCCGGCGCCGGTGCCGCCCCGCGGATGTCCGGATTTCCCGACATCCGACTGAATGACTATGGTATTCTCGCGTTCACCTGCACGGGCGGAGGCGGCGCGACGGCTGCTGGCGGCCGCACGGCGGCGGGGACAGGCAACAACTTCACAGGGAGGTAAGGCGATGGCGGGACGGAAGCTCTTCGCGGGTCTGCTCGGCACGGCGGCGCTCGCCGCGATGGTCCTTTTCGGCGCCGGCAGCGCGCCGGCGGCGGACACGATCAAGATCGGCGGCATCTTCGACATCACCGGGGCGACCTCGGACGTCGGCGCGGACTACGCGGTGGCGGCCAAGGACGCCGTCGCCTACATCAACGCCAACGGCGGCATCAACGGCAAGAAGCTGGAGATGGTGGCGAACGACTACGCCTACAAGATCCCGGACGCGGTCAACCTCTACAAGACCTACAAGGACGACGGCATCTACCTGATCCAGGGGTGGGGCACGGGCGACACCAACGCGCTCAAGGAGATGGTGAACGCCGACCAGGTCGTCTACATGTCCGCCTCCTACGACACTGGGATCAGCGACCCGTCGAAGACCCCGTACAACTTCTTCGTCGGCACCAGCTACGGCGACTCGATCCGCGCCGCGATGCAGTACATCGCCGACACCTGGACCGACACGAGCCGCAAGCCGAAGGTCGTCTTCATCTACCCGGACCACCCCTACGGCAAGAACCCGATCCCGGCCGGCAAGGACGCCGCGAAGGCGCTCGGCTTCGAGATCGGCCCGGACCAGGACGTCAGCCTCAAGGCCACGGACGCGGTCAGCCAGCTCACCGAGATGAAGAAGTTCAACCCGGACTGGGCCTGGATCGGCGGCACGGCCGCGAGCACCGCGGTCATCATCAAGGACGCGGCGAAGCTCGGCCTCCCGACCAAGTTCATCTGCAACGTCTGGGGCTTCAACGAGAACCTGCTCAAGCTCACCGGCGAGGCGTCGCGGGAGCGGGCCTACGGCATGGTGCCCTTCACGATGTGGGGCGACGACGTCCCCGGCATGAAGCCGATCATGGAGATGCACAAGAAGAACCACCCGAACGACGCGCACGCCGAGCCCTACGTCCAGGGCTGGACCTCGATGATGGTGATGTGGGAGGCCCTCAAGCGCGCCGACAAGAACAACGCCCTGAACGCCCAGGGCGTGAAG from bacterium includes:
- a CDS encoding SPFH domain-containing protein, translating into MWSYYHFLTAYYLWFIGAVVFLVLLWQSVVIVGGTEIAVIERRWFGRKMPQGRVMALAGEIGIQARTLGPGLHLLIPFLYRTSKESFSPIAESEVGVVESIDGDPVPPGRIFAHVVPGHNAFQDGEAFLNNGGQKGPQIQIVPPGTYRINPVLFRLKKSGVVQVAENEIAIVSSTDGDPIPPGKIFAGVVPGHNAFQNGDAFLNNGGQKGPQIEVLPPGTYRINPELFRVRKVPAVTIGEMEVGLLIASDGSPIPPGKIFARVVGGHNAYQDGEAFLKNGGEKGPQIEVLPPGTYRINPDLFAVRKVPVVVIEKGKIGVVTSMDGQPIPAGRLLAGKVEGHANFENGQAFLTNGGQKGPQIDVLLPGTYRINTDLFHVETRDATVVPASKVGLITALDGEALPEDEYVAKPVEGHDNYQNASKFLQAGGQRGPQFDVLKPGTYYINPMIFKIDLDDVATVERGQVAVVVSNVGEEPPQVRALIEDAARQEGAAKGTETYQTIEDRLKVGIERYVVAKGYRGIQEEVAGPGYYYLNRRAYLVYVVDTTNITIDWDDAKETRFNPLKVISRDGFEISVSVKVVIRVRPDQAPYMVAKIGSIENLILHVIHPMIDSSFRNQASSTSAMNFMQDRQEEQRKAEDRAKSELERYHVECVSVLICQINLPQDLMDTQTRKIIAQQQQAMYQDQQKAEQTRIATEKTRSEADQQKNLVEAEIGVKIAEQNKQKAIRFAEGEAESIRLRAEGEAKGIRARGEAEGAKILAMGEATAKAYELQNKAVGSQGVTAIEIAKQVAAGNVKVTPDFLVQGGDNLGGLLSAYLTRLVTAKADAAPVPPPAAGSGPAA
- a CDS encoding ABC transporter substrate-binding protein translates to MAGRKLFAGLLGTAALAAMVLFGAGSAPAADTIKIGGIFDITGATSDVGADYAVAAKDAVAYINANGGINGKKLEMVANDYAYKIPDAVNLYKTYKDDGIYLIQGWGTGDTNALKEMVNADQVVYMSASYDTGISDPSKTPYNFFVGTSYGDSIRAAMQYIADTWTDTSRKPKVVFIYPDHPYGKNPIPAGKDAAKALGFEIGPDQDVSLKATDAVSQLTEMKKFNPDWAWIGGTAASTAVIIKDAAKLGLPTKFICNVWGFNENLLKLTGEASRERAYGMVPFTMWGDDVPGMKPIMEMHKKNHPNDAHAEPYVQGWTSMMVMWEALKRADKNNALNAQGVKAALETIKDFDTGGLSAPITFTPTDHRPNTSLRIMKVDKDGKIVLVKQVSVKR